One Bremerella sp. JC817 genomic window carries:
- a CDS encoding NAD-dependent malic enzyme, whose amino-acid sequence MDSASQFAVLNDPLSNQGTAFTEEQRYSFGLEGLLPSGVDTLERQIERVLGQLEAKPNDLERYVYLQDLVERNQTLFYATLMSDPARFIPIVYDPTIADACLGYGHLFRRPQGMYLNKRMKNHFATVLKNWPNKEVRFICVTSGGRILGLGDIGVNGAPIPIGKLQLYTACAGVPPEVLLPIHLDIGTSNAALRADPLYLGLREAPPTPDEVDSIVDAFMEAANEVFPGVCVHFEDWKGSDAIRLLHRYQDKYLVYNDDIQGTASVALAGLITALQIKKEALSDQRILFAGAGSAGIGIANMMVEAMVQQGLGEAEARTKITMFDENGLLITSRKDLSESQKVYARQDKPMRRLEDAVKHVKPTILIGVSTVGGLFTEGVVKAMYAKCDRPIIFPLSNPTDHAEATAEQIYKWTNGAALVAAGVQFDDVMMNAKKFHPGQANNFYIFPAVGMAVYATRPKRITDATFIAAAHGSADQVSQSDRKHGMLFPRQDSILETEITTAARVAEFIFDQGDATVERPEDIRAWIESMVYNPKYSA is encoded by the coding sequence ATGGACAGCGCCAGCCAGTTTGCCGTTTTGAACGATCCTCTCAGCAATCAGGGGACCGCCTTTACTGAAGAACAACGTTACTCGTTTGGACTGGAAGGGTTATTGCCATCGGGTGTCGACACGCTCGAGCGGCAAATCGAACGCGTACTGGGTCAACTGGAAGCCAAGCCGAACGACCTGGAACGCTATGTCTATCTGCAAGACCTGGTCGAGCGGAATCAGACGTTGTTCTATGCCACGCTGATGAGCGATCCGGCCCGCTTCATTCCGATTGTCTATGATCCGACGATCGCGGATGCCTGTCTGGGCTATGGCCATTTGTTCCGTCGCCCGCAAGGGATGTACTTGAACAAGCGAATGAAAAATCACTTCGCCACCGTGCTGAAGAACTGGCCGAACAAAGAGGTCCGCTTCATTTGCGTGACCAGTGGCGGGCGAATTCTGGGTTTGGGCGATATCGGGGTGAACGGTGCCCCGATTCCAATTGGCAAACTGCAGCTTTACACCGCCTGTGCTGGCGTTCCTCCAGAGGTTTTACTGCCAATTCACCTCGACATCGGTACCTCGAACGCCGCCTTGCGAGCCGATCCGCTGTACTTGGGACTCCGCGAAGCACCACCGACGCCAGATGAAGTTGACTCGATCGTCGATGCCTTCATGGAAGCGGCTAACGAAGTCTTCCCTGGCGTGTGCGTTCACTTCGAGGACTGGAAAGGTTCCGACGCGATCCGCCTGCTGCATCGCTATCAAGACAAGTATCTCGTCTATAACGACGACATTCAGGGCACCGCCAGCGTCGCCCTGGCCGGGCTGATTACGGCTCTGCAGATCAAGAAGGAAGCACTGAGCGACCAGCGTATCTTGTTCGCGGGTGCCGGCTCGGCCGGGATCGGGATCGCCAACATGATGGTCGAAGCGATGGTTCAGCAAGGTCTGGGGGAAGCGGAAGCTCGCACCAAGATCACCATGTTCGACGAGAATGGCCTGTTAATCACGAGCCGAAAAGACCTGAGCGAATCGCAAAAGGTTTACGCCCGTCAAGATAAGCCGATGCGTCGCCTGGAAGACGCGGTGAAGCACGTCAAACCAACCATCTTGATTGGTGTCAGCACGGTTGGCGGACTGTTTACTGAAGGGGTCGTGAAGGCGATGTACGCCAAGTGCGATCGTCCAATCATCTTCCCGCTCAGCAATCCGACCGATCATGCCGAAGCGACCGCCGAGCAGATCTATAAGTGGACCAATGGAGCGGCCTTGGTCGCCGCTGGTGTGCAGTTTGACGATGTGATGATGAATGCCAAGAAGTTCCACCCAGGTCAGGCCAACAACTTCTATATCTTCCCAGCGGTCGGTATGGCGGTTTACGCGACCCGGCCCAAGCGGATCACCGACGCGACCTTTATCGCCGCAGCCCACGGAAGTGCCGATCAGGTCAGCCAGTCCGATCGCAAACATGGCATGCTGTTTCCACGCCAAGATTCGATCCTCGAGACCGAAATCACCACGGCGGCTCGCGTTGCTGAGTTTATCTTCGACCAAGGGGATGCCACCGTCGAACGCCCCGAAGATATCCGGGCCTGGATCGAATCGATGGTCTACAATCCGAAGTACAGCGCATAA
- a CDS encoding DUF1592 domain-containing protein produces the protein MSIYSKTTCPILCMVLLCAGLNVASAAEVEPAAPAELPSLEQLKQTGLTRSRFHATANGPKALPSDGKPPGADLKTFQDKIKPLLTQYCYDCHSAEVMEGNFQVSSLDPNILKGKDTEWWAEVFSVVTKGEMPPPDDMDMDEADRRVVVHWLSRELEAASIVRRQSGSHSAFRRLTRYEYNYALQDLLGLPWDFAKDLPPEPHSEEGFENSSVLLHVSVSQFETYHRLAREALDKATVSGPRPEPIYWGISMKQAAEREFKQQDQQVAKAKKEHKDNPEKLAEELAKLEKNAKQTFRTPYYQQLSTGRTAEAEWAYYGARYAFAPIKTKAEFPEDYDHVAILPGGQRRNIVVELGNQIPDEGTMRVTVRASRAGKDDKNFPSLQLLFGWQASNEGRALQRVSEADVPITATPDTPQIVQWEFPLSEIYPRNSVRKTSPMGHTPSPSEYIRIANSAASASDIQIDYVCVEAPVYEQWPPKSHQQIFFESENSGDETAYAREIITRFMTRAWRRPPSPAEVDRKLKLFAVMRPQCERFEDAVLEVLATVLSSPQFLYVAQASQHEAAPIDEATAQQNASLATRLALFLWCSLPDDELIEVASTGKLTDPDILTAQVDRMLADPRSKRFSEHFVNQWLNLELLGFVNFKGLDPLLKEAMQHEPVALFEEVMANDASILDFLHADYAVVNERLARHYGLKNVYGNEFRRVDLEASVPRGGLLTQSGVLAMNSDFPDSHPLKRAIWLLECILADPPPPPPPAVPQIDLANPEIAKMTLRERMEDHRSQAACKSCHVKIDPWGLAFENFDALGKWRDNIRGKPVDASSELFNGETLEGMEGLKRFLLDNRQDQFVEATVRKMATFGLGRPLGFEDRAEIDTITAQVRQQGDGLRTVVQTIVHSDLFLSE, from the coding sequence ATGTCGATCTACTCGAAGACAACTTGCCCAATCCTTTGCATGGTCTTGCTGTGCGCTGGCCTCAATGTCGCGTCCGCGGCGGAAGTGGAGCCAGCCGCCCCCGCCGAGCTTCCGAGCCTCGAACAGTTGAAGCAAACAGGCCTGACGCGGTCCAGATTTCACGCCACCGCGAATGGCCCGAAGGCCTTGCCGAGCGATGGCAAGCCTCCGGGAGCCGACCTGAAAACCTTTCAGGACAAAATTAAACCGCTGCTGACCCAATACTGCTACGACTGTCACAGCGCCGAAGTCATGGAAGGCAACTTCCAGGTTTCAAGCCTCGACCCCAACATCTTGAAGGGCAAAGACACTGAGTGGTGGGCCGAAGTCTTCTCGGTGGTGACCAAAGGGGAGATGCCTCCGCCAGACGATATGGACATGGACGAAGCCGACCGACGCGTGGTGGTCCACTGGCTGTCGCGGGAGCTCGAAGCGGCCTCGATCGTTCGTCGGCAATCAGGTTCCCACTCGGCGTTTCGGCGACTAACGCGATACGAATACAACTACGCCCTGCAAGACTTGCTGGGGCTGCCGTGGGACTTCGCCAAAGACCTGCCGCCGGAACCTCATTCCGAAGAAGGTTTCGAGAACAGTTCGGTTCTGCTGCATGTCTCGGTCTCGCAGTTTGAAACCTATCATCGCCTGGCCCGCGAAGCGCTCGACAAAGCGACCGTCTCGGGTCCACGCCCTGAGCCGATTTATTGGGGCATCTCGATGAAGCAAGCGGCTGAACGCGAGTTCAAGCAGCAAGATCAGCAAGTTGCCAAGGCCAAGAAAGAACACAAAGACAATCCGGAGAAGCTAGCGGAAGAGCTCGCGAAGCTGGAAAAGAACGCCAAGCAAACCTTCCGCACGCCTTACTATCAGCAGTTGTCGACGGGACGCACCGCCGAGGCCGAATGGGCTTATTACGGTGCCAGGTACGCGTTCGCTCCGATCAAAACGAAAGCAGAGTTCCCGGAAGACTACGACCATGTCGCGATCTTGCCTGGAGGCCAACGCCGCAACATCGTGGTCGAACTAGGCAATCAGATTCCGGACGAAGGGACGATGCGTGTCACCGTGAGAGCGTCGCGTGCCGGGAAAGACGACAAAAACTTCCCCAGCCTGCAACTATTGTTCGGCTGGCAGGCAAGCAACGAAGGCCGTGCCCTGCAAAGGGTCAGCGAAGCCGACGTTCCAATCACTGCTACGCCCGACACACCACAGATCGTGCAGTGGGAGTTCCCCCTCAGCGAGATCTATCCGCGAAACTCGGTTCGTAAGACTTCGCCGATGGGGCACACGCCGAGTCCATCTGAGTACATTCGCATCGCCAACAGTGCGGCGTCGGCCAGTGATATTCAAATCGACTATGTTTGCGTCGAAGCCCCCGTCTACGAGCAGTGGCCACCCAAATCGCATCAGCAGATCTTTTTCGAGAGCGAGAACTCTGGTGACGAAACGGCTTATGCCCGCGAGATCATCACGCGATTCATGACTCGGGCATGGCGTCGTCCTCCGAGCCCGGCGGAAGTCGATCGGAAGCTCAAGCTGTTTGCCGTGATGCGACCACAGTGCGAACGCTTCGAGGACGCAGTTCTGGAAGTGCTGGCGACCGTTTTGTCTTCGCCCCAGTTCCTGTATGTTGCTCAGGCCAGTCAGCACGAGGCTGCCCCAATCGATGAAGCCACTGCGCAGCAAAACGCCAGTCTGGCAACTCGGCTGGCCCTGTTTTTGTGGTGCAGTTTGCCCGACGATGAACTGATAGAAGTCGCCTCGACTGGCAAGCTGACCGACCCGGACATTCTTACCGCTCAGGTCGATCGCATGTTGGCCGACCCTCGCAGCAAGCGATTTTCGGAGCACTTCGTCAATCAATGGCTCAATTTGGAACTGCTCGGGTTCGTCAATTTCAAAGGGCTCGATCCGCTGCTGAAAGAAGCGATGCAGCACGAACCGGTCGCGTTGTTTGAGGAAGTGATGGCCAACGACGCGAGCATTCTCGACTTCTTGCATGCTGACTATGCGGTCGTCAACGAAAGACTCGCCCGGCACTACGGCTTGAAGAATGTCTACGGAAACGAATTTCGCCGAGTCGATCTCGAAGCGAGTGTTCCCCGTGGCGGTCTGCTCACCCAGTCAGGCGTGCTGGCGATGAACTCCGACTTCCCCGATTCGCATCCGCTGAAACGCGCGATCTGGTTGTTGGAATGTATCCTGGCCGATCCCCCTCCCCCGCCTCCACCCGCGGTTCCGCAGATCGACCTGGCAAATCCGGAGATCGCGAAGATGACGCTGCGGGAACGAATGGAAGATCACCGCAGTCAGGCCGCTTGCAAATCGTGCCATGTGAAGATCGATCCTTGGGGACTCGCCTTCGAGAACTTCGATGCCCTTGGCAAATGGCGAGACAACATCCGTGGCAAACCAGTCGATGCATCGAGCGAACTGTTCAACGGCGAGACGCTGGAGGGCATGGAAGGACTGAAACGCTTTCTGCTGGACAATCGCCAAGATCAGTTCGTCGAAGCAACCGTCCGCAAAATGGCGACGTTTGGTCTCGGGCGTCCACTTGGTTTCGAGGATCGGGCCGAGATCGATACCATCACTGCCCAGGTACGCCAGCAAGGTGATGGCCTGCGGACCGTTGTCCAGACGATCGTTCACAGCGACCTGTTTTTGTCGGAATAA
- a CDS encoding DUF1552 domain-containing protein, with protein MGLNLNKLDRRRFLRGSGFALALPLFGSLLPQNLLADPAVNNPKRLGCFYFPDGVPMPLPEDPSYQEWAWFPHGGGTEFTFTNCMTPLESLKRDLTIFSGFSHPQSRTVHGHNNADQFLTGAYIGGGDKEYKNTISLDQEYVKYVGDKTRVASLVMSTDGGTGTARGTHTISFDRNGRPIPAEHRPKQIFDMLFVKKNNDSARRLALSDSALDEMLADAQSLRKTLSKEDQHSLDEYLDSVRQAELKVDKAKQWLSVPLPTVDRDQLNLELTTEHPREYLQTMFELIYLAYKTDTTRVATYQIGRENGVGRSDHLARAIGFNLAHQLSHETKNPDGWKNFGLYCQFLNEEFGRFVGKLKETPEPAGTGCMLDNTLLLMGSASSAFHLSRNYPIILAGGKQMGLKHGQYINNAGMNFQGGPWLGKREPWQDQAKGNDLPLSNLYVTMLQRLGVSAESFADSTGVIEGI; from the coding sequence ATGGGATTGAATTTGAACAAGCTTGATCGACGACGTTTCCTGCGGGGTAGTGGTTTCGCCTTGGCTTTGCCGCTGTTTGGCTCGCTGCTTCCACAGAACCTGCTGGCCGATCCGGCGGTTAATAATCCGAAACGCCTGGGATGCTTCTACTTTCCCGATGGCGTTCCAATGCCGTTGCCGGAAGATCCTTCCTACCAAGAGTGGGCTTGGTTTCCGCATGGTGGCGGTACTGAATTCACGTTCACCAACTGCATGACGCCGCTCGAATCGCTGAAGAGGGACCTGACCATCTTCTCAGGCTTTTCGCACCCGCAGTCGAGAACCGTGCATGGGCACAACAATGCGGACCAGTTCCTGACGGGCGCTTACATTGGTGGTGGCGACAAGGAATACAAAAACACGATCTCGCTCGATCAGGAATACGTTAAGTATGTCGGCGATAAGACCCGTGTCGCTTCGCTGGTGATGTCGACCGACGGCGGGACCGGCACGGCCCGTGGTACACACACGATTTCCTTCGATCGCAACGGTCGCCCGATTCCGGCAGAGCATCGCCCGAAGCAAATCTTCGACATGCTTTTCGTGAAGAAGAACAACGACTCGGCTCGGCGGCTTGCCTTGAGCGACAGTGCCCTCGACGAAATGCTGGCCGATGCCCAGTCGCTGCGAAAGACACTCAGCAAAGAAGACCAGCACAGCCTCGACGAGTACCTCGACTCAGTCCGTCAGGCCGAACTGAAAGTCGACAAGGCGAAGCAGTGGCTGAGTGTTCCACTGCCAACGGTCGATCGCGATCAACTCAATCTGGAACTTACGACGGAGCATCCACGGGAATACCTGCAAACGATGTTCGAGCTGATTTACCTCGCTTATAAGACTGACACCACGCGCGTGGCAACCTATCAAATCGGTCGCGAAAATGGCGTCGGTCGCAGCGATCATCTGGCCCGGGCCATCGGTTTCAATCTGGCCCATCAGCTTTCGCACGAAACGAAGAACCCCGATGGCTGGAAGAACTTCGGCCTTTATTGCCAGTTCCTCAATGAAGAGTTCGGGCGATTCGTCGGCAAGTTGAAAGAGACCCCAGAGCCAGCCGGCACCGGCTGCATGCTCGACAACACGCTGCTGCTGATGGGGTCGGCTTCGAGTGCCTTCCACTTGTCGCGGAACTATCCGATCATCCTGGCCGGCGGTAAGCAGATGGGCCTGAAGCATGGTCAGTACATCAACAACGCCGGCATGAACTTCCAGGGTGGTCCTTGGCTGGGCAAACGCGAGCCATGGCAAGATCAAGCGAAGGGGAATGACCTGCCGCTGTCGAACTTGTATGTCACCATGCTCCAGCGATTGGGCGTCTCGGCCGAGTCGTTCGCCGACAGCACCGGCGTGATCGAAGGCATCTAA
- a CDS encoding cupin domain-containing protein, protein MNRLTTYLLCSLALLVVGGIGLAWAHEDGVLKVTVVAKSIDSWDGKPLPPYPEGQPEITILRIVIPAGERTPLHTHSVINAGVMLRGELVVHMEGGGTKTLKEGDSLIELVNKPHWGQNDTKTDAEILVFYAGIQGKSNTHTVEEHAHP, encoded by the coding sequence ATGAATCGCCTGACAACGTACCTGCTTTGCTCGCTCGCCTTGCTAGTAGTGGGTGGAATCGGCCTCGCTTGGGCGCATGAAGATGGCGTCTTGAAGGTGACCGTCGTTGCAAAGTCGATTGACTCATGGGACGGCAAGCCGCTGCCTCCGTACCCGGAAGGTCAGCCAGAGATCACGATCCTGCGGATCGTTATTCCAGCCGGTGAACGAACGCCACTGCACACCCATAGCGTGATCAACGCCGGCGTCATGCTTCGCGGCGAACTGGTGGTCCATATGGAAGGTGGCGGCACCAAGACGCTGAAGGAAGGGGACTCGCTGATCGAACTGGTCAACAAACCACACTGGGGTCAGAACGACACCAAAACCGACGCCGAGATCCTGGTCTTCTACGCCGGCATCCAAGGCAAGTCGAACACGCACACCGTGGAAGAGCACGCCCATCCATAG
- a CDS encoding EAL domain-containing protein, protein MTCSCRTEERRFCLRFNPSVNWGTHLVQFAELRDWELGSEATDFVVLVGGRSRYLIVNDVVNFLRAILEPSQLAAIEARWEAASPEPGCCMRQSAMTTHVADAFMKLEQFAPLNATPLVELLRSGRITSHFQPVFRADGQTVWGYECLMRGVTDEGKIIYPGELLAWASQERLTFMLDRICRETHIRNAKKTLPDNVSILINFLPTAIYEPSYCLKSTIAAAKSAGIEPDRIVFEVVETEAVDQREHLTDVLMYYREKGFRIALDDVGEGFAGLNMLADLNPDVIKIDMSLVRTAVSSPIHTAICGALASIAKQCNRLCLAEGIETAEQFELMKSLGVDLFQGFYLARPAATAFQPVKSSTIVEAEAVAAS, encoded by the coding sequence GTGACTTGTTCGTGCCGAACTGAAGAACGTCGTTTCTGCTTGCGATTTAATCCGAGTGTGAACTGGGGGACTCACCTGGTGCAGTTTGCGGAACTACGCGACTGGGAACTCGGTAGCGAGGCCACCGACTTTGTCGTGCTGGTCGGAGGCCGCTCGCGTTATTTGATTGTGAACGACGTGGTCAACTTCCTGCGCGCGATTCTCGAGCCGTCGCAGCTGGCTGCCATCGAAGCCCGCTGGGAAGCCGCTTCGCCGGAACCAGGCTGCTGCATGCGTCAATCCGCCATGACAACCCACGTGGCCGACGCCTTTATGAAGCTTGAACAATTTGCCCCACTCAACGCGACGCCGCTGGTCGAACTGCTACGAAGTGGCCGCATCACTAGCCACTTCCAACCGGTCTTTCGCGCCGATGGTCAAACCGTGTGGGGCTACGAATGCTTAATGCGGGGCGTGACGGACGAAGGCAAGATCATCTATCCAGGGGAACTCCTGGCTTGGGCCTCGCAAGAACGTTTGACCTTCATGCTGGATCGCATTTGCCGCGAGACCCACATTCGCAACGCGAAGAAGACCCTGCCAGACAACGTTTCGATCTTGATTAACTTCCTGCCAACGGCAATTTATGAACCATCGTACTGCTTGAAGTCGACCATCGCCGCGGCGAAATCTGCCGGGATCGAGCCAGATCGGATCGTGTTCGAGGTGGTCGAGACCGAAGCGGTCGATCAGCGTGAACACCTGACCGATGTGTTGATGTACTACCGCGAAAAAGGTTTCCGGATCGCATTGGATGACGTCGGTGAAGGCTTCGCAGGCCTGAACATGCTTGCCGACTTGAACCCTGATGTGATCAAGATCGATATGAGCCTCGTCCGCACGGCAGTCAGTTCGCCGATCCATACAGCGATCTGCGGTGCACTCGCTTCGATTGCCAAGCAGTGCAACCGACTCTGCCTGGCCGAAGGGATCGAGACGGCCGAGCAGTTCGAGTTGATGAAGTCGCTTGGTGTCGATTTGTTTCAGGGCTTCTACCTGGCCCGCCCCGCCGCCACCGCCTTTCAGCCAGTGAAGAGTTCGACGATCGTCGAAGCAGAAGCGGTCGCCGCCAGCTAG
- a CDS encoding metallophosphoesterase, with protein MRITSLSDEPVREIRFLNAGKRPGDFYSDSLPVLHGVVDALPEGISALVVTADLQGRETFESARGQPLRLLGEVLPAMLLDDILPSLNVGNQRIGVLLAGDFYTVPTLDRRGGSGDVRSVWRAFADQMDWVVGVAGNHDLFGDKAGPPRFSDPMHFLDGDVVTVDGLRIAGLSGIPGDPRRLWRRHIDDFVDGVGSLLCESPEIVIMHDGPDAPVPGCRGLALVREMFEQFNPTLVVRGHAHWDTPLAELANGTQVLNVDARAVVLTAN; from the coding sequence ATGAGAATCACATCCCTCAGCGACGAACCGGTTCGGGAAATTCGATTCCTGAACGCTGGCAAGCGGCCCGGCGACTTCTATTCCGATTCGCTGCCGGTGCTGCATGGCGTTGTTGACGCACTGCCTGAGGGGATTTCGGCGCTGGTGGTAACCGCAGACTTGCAAGGTCGCGAAACCTTCGAGTCGGCGCGTGGTCAGCCGTTACGCCTGCTGGGCGAAGTTCTTCCAGCAATGCTACTTGACGACATCCTGCCTTCGTTGAACGTGGGCAATCAACGCATCGGCGTCCTGCTGGCAGGCGATTTCTATACGGTTCCGACACTGGATCGTCGCGGAGGGAGTGGCGATGTGCGCTCGGTTTGGCGGGCGTTCGCCGACCAAATGGATTGGGTGGTCGGAGTCGCCGGCAACCACGACCTCTTCGGCGACAAAGCAGGGCCACCGAGATTCTCGGACCCGATGCACTTTCTCGACGGCGACGTGGTGACGGTCGATGGCCTGAGAATCGCGGGACTCAGCGGCATCCCTGGCGATCCGAGGCGTCTTTGGCGAAGGCATATCGATGACTTCGTCGACGGTGTCGGCTCTCTTCTATGTGAATCGCCTGAGATCGTGATCATGCACGACGGCCCCGATGCCCCAGTGCCCGGCTGCCGTGGTTTGGCTCTCGTACGTGAGATGTTTGAGCAGTTTAACCCGACGCTCGTTGTCCGTGGCCATGCTCACTGGGACACGCCACTGGCCGAGCTGGCCAACGGAACCCAGGTACTGAATGTCGATGCCCGGGCCGTGGTGCTGACAGCAAACTAG
- a CDS encoding DUF1501 domain-containing protein — protein MHWLQEQTRRHFFRNCGVGIGKIALASLLAESGMANEVVHADNANPFAPKSTHFPGKAKRVIYLFMAGAPSQLELFDYKPKLAEMEGKPIPPSVIAGQRYAFIQPDAAVLGPRFKFAKHGQCGAEISEMLPGLSKVVDDITILRSVHTDHFNHSPAQLFCNTGNGVPGRPSMGSWLSYGLGSEAHDLPSFVVLKSGGSLSGGAAMWNAGFLPSVHQGVPFRGQGDPILHVSNPPGFDTKAQRESLDLIRQLNQQRFDAVGDPEIRTRMEAYEMAFRMQSRAPELMEFSQETQETMDLYGANPSDPKQAFANNCLLARRLAERGVRFVQVYHAGWDHHSNVEGGIRAQAKETDQACAALVEDLRRRGMLDDTLIVWGGEFGRTPMVESSAALGRSQGRDHHPQAFTMWFSGGGMKPGLTYGKTDEVGFNVVENKVHVHDVQATILHALGIDHTKLTFRHRGLNFKLTGVEEHHPILDLLS, from the coding sequence ATGCATTGGCTTCAAGAACAAACTCGACGACACTTCTTTCGCAATTGTGGTGTGGGAATTGGCAAGATCGCCCTGGCTTCGCTCTTGGCCGAATCAGGCATGGCGAACGAAGTCGTCCACGCCGACAACGCCAATCCATTCGCGCCGAAGTCGACGCACTTTCCGGGCAAGGCGAAGCGGGTCATCTACCTGTTCATGGCAGGTGCCCCTAGTCAGCTCGAGTTGTTCGACTACAAGCCGAAGCTTGCCGAAATGGAAGGCAAGCCGATTCCTCCGTCGGTGATCGCTGGGCAACGCTACGCGTTCATTCAGCCTGACGCGGCAGTCCTTGGTCCACGATTCAAGTTCGCGAAGCATGGCCAATGTGGTGCCGAGATTTCCGAAATGCTGCCAGGCTTGTCGAAGGTGGTCGACGATATCACAATCCTGCGTTCGGTCCACACCGATCACTTCAACCATTCGCCAGCCCAGCTCTTTTGCAACACTGGCAATGGTGTGCCAGGTCGACCTAGCATGGGCTCTTGGCTGAGTTACGGCCTGGGAAGCGAAGCCCACGACTTGCCGTCGTTCGTCGTGCTGAAGAGTGGTGGCAGCTTGAGCGGGGGGGCGGCGATGTGGAACGCTGGTTTCCTGCCATCGGTGCATCAAGGTGTCCCATTCCGCGGGCAAGGCGATCCGATTCTGCACGTATCGAATCCGCCTGGCTTCGATACGAAAGCTCAGCGCGAGTCGCTCGATTTGATTCGCCAGTTGAATCAACAACGCTTCGACGCGGTTGGCGATCCTGAAATCCGTACGCGAATGGAAGCGTACGAAATGGCCTTCCGCATGCAGTCGCGGGCCCCAGAGCTCATGGAGTTCTCGCAAGAGACCCAGGAAACGATGGATCTTTACGGAGCGAACCCGAGTGATCCGAAACAAGCGTTCGCCAACAATTGTCTTCTCGCACGAAGGCTCGCTGAGCGAGGCGTCCGTTTCGTTCAGGTTTATCACGCTGGCTGGGATCATCATAGTAACGTCGAAGGCGGGATTCGAGCTCAGGCCAAAGAAACCGATCAAGCGTGTGCTGCCCTGGTTGAAGATCTGCGTCGGCGGGGCATGCTCGACGATACGCTGATCGTTTGGGGGGGTGAGTTTGGTCGAACGCCGATGGTCGAATCGAGTGCCGCCCTGGGACGAAGTCAGGGACGTGATCATCATCCGCAAGCGTTCACCATGTGGTTCTCCGGTGGTGGGATGAAGCCCGGGCTGACCTATGGCAAGACGGACGAAGTTGGTTTCAACGTCGTCGAAAACAAAGTCCACGTGCATGACGTTCAAGCGACGATCTTGCACGCTCTGGGGATCGATCATACGAAGCTAACCTTCCGCCATCGTGGTTTGAACTTCAAGCTAACCGGCGTTGAAGAGCATCACCCGATCTTGGACCTCTTAAGCTAG